From Amyelois transitella isolate CPQ chromosome 4, ilAmyTran1.1, whole genome shotgun sequence, one genomic window encodes:
- the LOC106129367 gene encoding uncharacterized protein LOC106129367 isoform X2: MIIAIQTLIFFRESLLAVLDGLFRPYYKRFLTSSRQSISDEEETEDQVFSEFDDEKGVVFYPPMYVQRYAAVTDCLMDERWCGKLEKVVDLGYHDVSFIKYLKEIPGVKRILGVDLDSIPLRCSSDLVIEYSPKRENPLQVTLFQGNAADPDYRLIGCDAVVAIEMIEHMLPHDLDRLVHTIFGFVKPWIAVITTPNGDFNPLFKSMEKNGLRRLDHFFEWSREQFHDWCSNIVLRYPQYTVVCKGIGPGPPGTLHYGCCSQLALFTSKDYSKQQDLDLNSLALVANTKDNKDLTELIGSVDSGSEITETHMLCLPSNKLNCSTIQVRRFSKTTQNLMAKNKIDSLVYTREVVDEIRHLTKMLNFNKEAKSDRGDGTWCNFNWGDNAPYWNQYYKLVREFCYPFEAKSEESRILDLICEEINRLIDSQYDEEFTVDMNRMEIPLTYLMNVVQHITTDVEKVKDLLEWNGYEIVDDVMIYTRLVENASVTTRDECWQEDTISDFDTSEVHTASLSDGSTIAPDYTGRLQRALDHKVRRLRSMLTADEDIASELDRVVCRLMKLALRTSRMRQHPPPTNWMQCKLFDLLSLTEKAIDRRRKRFIENFPLNALEYEVNGSEMLAMNKLKCDDLSVNMLVDKYQNLVQSFENRDTAQRTRNKSNFGGFDFNEDLSDTSNEFVKEYEFVYDIENSNSASLIEPSCKSKTYERDYYTTEIEESKLQRIQAWVDEDLEVVPYPNHDVRLISSGDTDHSTTNMTRHKLKKMSRKRKLTLIAYPDKQETKIHKKSHPKTTENKTKTKIQEKNKKNKSKLFKKASPKRSSYCLLVKANLYKTSSNSFAKLRNKKVKEYPSPNLCKPIPDAYKELCHPDLNLEKKIEENMKYLTNIDRLNDPGALEISTNVATTKESLLVDIVMDGLEETIALRRTVGTDADEDPVEFEQEMVLGSLLNVMRNDSFCNKHDIETENVHSQTIFLNDINEPSTSKGVRHVSMDVQCGPDTSTPALTSLSAATSLTKVPKIFPAGIKIGESELELHSKLNSDFGTCTEDNDCNYKTITPRSKSVGIKIKDSDTNINMKTEDLVITPSDPNQVVISKETELIKPIPSGLKMEDSGSEYFGSVASYQKSQMILESSPEYISDMLLKSSTSKDDGLDPKFTSMQYVPPKLSRGGVYVHSYKDKKESEDVLYQGEWQRCRPKALVKKRVVFNTASARKLSDLNKKLRVNSKEKLHNIKSERKQIKLEQKILNPIQLRTQISQSLGKETDKKNYTINTKQTMKSNNRNGPKATTKLTISTLSTNNPKPVNTLKRPAILNATKKESETANKGNILPPESKTLRRIKNPVARNLVAKGILNKSIESSKQVKKSTKQKPIGKVTPLIRSKTEFIKKELLKFDDSPRDNISYVILRNESDNKSNKNSVTPKTNSTRRSDCTQRRNLSPQSQNSSTCSSPNSIATVRVAVNRSRVVANRKMSSSSNQDNMDSENVTPIRNKKFTKKNRIVKKTDANDLDNKENIPESSNGIKKETDGKCLNPFVTTRKSIYRAQVTTESALNSLSKHKTSTPIKPTLKNSNTEGIIPETLLKKDSRSPSLTSNDIGKTMSPPVSMTMFSWSTQLAQLEMNPLNSSLRTVNSPDKNMAMTLKKMIEDRLEFIRNSSDDSSSIDSKTVILSLKNLDENSSPDSYRTIINNEDLNNTLALRHDIENAVNRTFDLIADSKENGGDETELTDTDMLSFKTTTVASRASEYFLADNELDNFQASFSKNSVRDIFDRNETITEQNNDSPIASQAFSGFSINAVAGDQPEPINFLDSETGSMALDLAMQAVDEEEEHEPESPIPVELPEAFDMNGNVVAAGAGAGDGRGMHSDHSQDSSGRGTTSTTSSDPSSGVQSEAVLIDPSAFTGQFELPAVTVEIPEMMPLHEAGENIGEVVAPDRNGRRNPVVQLLATSDMDADVSSLDTDVQDSS; the protein is encoded by the exons ATGATTATCGCTATTCAGACGCTCATATTCTTTCGCGAGTCATTACTGGCCGTGTTAGATGGGCTATTCCGGCCATACTACAAGCGATTTTTGACGTCCAGCCGGCAAAGCATAAGTGATGAAGAAGAAACGGAGGACCAGGTTTTCTCGGAATTTGATGATGAGAAAGGTGTAGTGTTTTATCCGCCGATGTATGTGCAGCGTTACGCCGCTGTTACCGATTGTCTGATGGATGAACGATGGTGCGGTAAGTTAGAAAAG GTTGTTGATCTTGGTTATCATGATGTGAGTTTTATAAAGTACCTCAAAGAAATTCCTGGAGTTAAGAGAATACTTGGTGTAGATTTGGATAGTATACCACTGCGGTGTTCATCTGATTTGGTCATAGAGTATTCTCCTAAGAGAGAAAATCCATTACAAGTAAct TTATTTCAAGGCAATGCAGCTGACCCAGACTATAGACTCATCGGCTGTGATGCAGTTGTAGCCATAGAGATGATAGAACACATGTTACCCCACGACCTTGACAGACTTGTACACACCATCTTTGGGTTTGTGAAGCCTTGGATAGCGGTGATCACTACACCGAATGGAGATTTTAATCCTTTGTTCAAATCAATGGAAAAGAATGGACTGAGGAGATTAGATCATTTCTTTGAATGGTCTAGGGAGCAGTTTCATGATTG gtGCAGCAATATAGTATTAAGGTACCCTCAATACACAGTGGTGTGCAAGGGCATCGGCCCTGGACCACCGGGCACCTTGCACTATGGTTGCTGCAGCCAGCTAGCTCTCTTCACCTCAAAAGATTACTCCAAACAACAGGATTTGGATTTGAATAGCTTGGCACTGGTTGcga acaCAAAAGATAATAAAGACTTGACTGAATTAATTGGAAGTGTAGACTCTGGCTCTGAAATCACTGAAACACACATGCTTTGTCTGCCCtcaaataa GCTGAATTGCTCAACAATACAAGTGAGGAGATTCTCTAAGACCACTCAGAATTTAATGGCGAAGAACAAGATCGATTCTCTTGTTTATACTCGAGAGGTCGTAGACGAAATTCGCCACCTGACCAAGATGCTGAATTTCAACAAGGAGGCGAAAAGTGATCGCGGAGACGGGACCTGGTGCAACTTCAACTGGGGTGACAACGCGCCCTATTGGAACCAGTACTATAAACTTGTTAGGGAATTTTGCTATCCGTTTGAG gccAAATCAGAAGAAAGTCGCATTTTAGATCTGATATGCGAAGAGATAAACAGGCTTATAGATTCGCAGTACGACGAGGAGTTCACAGTAGACATGAATAGGATGGAGATACCGCTGACTTACCTCATGAACGTAGTACAACACATCACCACTGACGTCGAGAAAGTCAA AGACCTATTGGAGTGGAATGGGTACGAGATAGTCGATGACGTGATGATTTACACCCGCCTGGTGGAGAACGCTTCGGTGACCACCCGCGACGAGTGCTGGCAGGAGGACACTATCTCTGAC TTTGACACGTCTGAAGTTCATACCGCTTCTCTTTCTGATGGAAGCACCATCGCTCCGGATTATACTG GACGTCTCCAACGGGCCCTTGACCACAAAGTGCGAAGGCTGCGTTCCATGTTGACGGCCGACGAGGACATAGCCTCGGAGCTAGACCGGGTGGTCTGCCGGCTCATGAAGCTAGCTCTCAGGACCAGCAGGATGCGCCAACACCCACCGCCAACGAATTGGATGCAGTGCAAACTGTTTGATCTACTCTCGCTTACGGAGAAAGCCATAGACAGGAGAAGGAAACGCTTCATTGAGAATTTCCCGCTGAATGCGCTTGAGTATG aagTCAATGGCAGCGAGATGTTGgcaatgaataaattaaagtgtGATGATTTATCTGT GAATATGCTGGTAGATAAGTATCAAAACTTGGTGCAATCTTTTG aAAACAGGGACACAGCACAAAGAACaagaaacaaatcaaattTCGGTGGGTTTGATTTCAACGAAGACTTGAGTGATACAAGTAACGAGTTTGTAAAGG aatacgAATTCGTCTATGatatagaaaattcaaattccGCCTCGCTCATAGAACCATCATGCAAAAGTAAAACATATGAGCGCGACTATTATACTACGGAAATTGAGGAGTCGAAACTACAAAGAATCCAGGCATGGGTCGACGAAGACTTAGAAGTAGTGCCGTACCCTAATCATGACGTAAGGTTGATAAgttccggtgacacagaccaCAGTACCACCAATATGACTCGGCACAAACTGAAAAAGATGTCCCGAAAGCGCAAACTGACATTAATTGCGTACCCTGAcaaacaagaaacaaaaatacacaaaaaatcACACCCTAAaacaactgaaaataaaacaaagacaAAGATTCAAgaaaagaataagaaaaataaaagcaagcTTTTTAAAAAAGCTTCGCCCAAAAGATCGAGCTATTGTCTTTTGGTCAAGGCGAACCTATATAAAACTTCCTCAAATAGCTTTGCGAAATTAAGGAATAAGAAGGTCAAGGAATATCCTAGTCCGAATTTATGTAAACCG atACCTGATGCTTACAAGGAACTCTGCCATCcagatttgaatttggaaaagaaaattgaaGAAAACATGAAATACCTAACTAACATTGATCGCCTAAATGACCCAGGCGCTTTAGAAATTAGTACAAATGTAGCTACAACAAAAGAGAGTTTGTTAGTAGATATCGTGATGGATGGCCTAGAAGAAACGATCGCATTACGAAGGACAGTTGGGACAGATGCAGATGAAGATCCTGTTGAATTTGAACAGGAAATGGTCTTGGGTAGTTTACTTAATGTCATGAGAAACGACAGCTTTTGTAACAAGCACGATATAGAAACTGAAAATGTCCATTCGCAAACTATATTCTTAAACG ATATTAACGAACCTAGTACCTCAAAAGGCGTTCGCCATGTAAGTATGGATGTGCAATGTGGACCAGATACTTCCACACCAGCATTAACCTCCCTTTCCGCAGCCACTTCATTGACTAAAGTGCCGAAAATATTCCCAGCTGGCATAAAAATCGGCGAATCAGAATTAGAATTACACTCAAAGTTAAATTCTGATTTTGGTACATGTACCGAGGATAATGACtgtaattataaaactataaCCCCAAGGTCCAAATCCGTTggtatcaaaataaaagattcGGATACAAATATCAATATGAAAACCGAAGACCTTGTAATCACACCAAGTGACCCAAATCAAGTTGTGATATCTAAAGAAACAGAGTTGATCAAACCGATCCCTAGCGGTTTGAAAATGGAAGATTCGGGGTCAGAATATTTTGGAAGTGTTGCCAGTTACCAAAAAAGTCAAATGATTTTAGAAAGTTCTCCTGAATATATAAGTGACATGCTGTTAAAGTCTTCGACTAGTAAGGACGATGGACTTGATCCAAAGTTTACTTCTATGCAATATGTTCCGCCGAAGCTGTCTCGTGGTGGAGTGTATGTGCATAGTTATAAGGATAAGAAGGAGTCCGAGGATGTTTTGTACCAAGGAGAATGGCAGCGTTGTCGTCCAAAGGCACTAGTAAAGAAAAGAGTAGTATTTAATACAGCATCTGCAAGAAAACTAAGTGATTTGAATAAGAAACTGAGAGTtaattcaaaagaaaaactgCATAATATCAAATCTGAAAGAAAACAGATAAAATTAGAACAAAAAATCCTGAATCCAATTCAATTGCGAACGCAGATTTCTCAATCACTTGGCAAagaaacagacaaaaaaaattatactattaATACGAAACAGACCATGAAATCAAATAACCGAAATGGTCCAAAG GCAACTACGAAACTCACCATAAG TACATTGTCAACAAATAACCCAAAGCCAGTAAATACTCTAAAAAGGCCGGCCATTCTAAATGCTACTAAAAAGGAATCTGAAACTGCTAATAAAGGAAATATATTGCCTCCAGAGTCAAAAACATTGAGGAGAATAAAGAACCCTGTAGCACGGAACCTTGTCGCTAAgggaatattaaataaaagtattgaaagttcTAAACAAGTAAAGAAgagtacaaaacaaaaaccaaTAGGGAAAGTAACACCATTAATTCGAAGTAAGACCGAATTTATTAAGAAGGAACTATTAAAGTTTGACGATTCGCCACGTGATAATATAAGCTACGTAATACTGCGCAACGAGTCAGACAACAAAAGTAACAAGAATAGTGTGACTCCAAAAACAAATAGTACTCGCAGGAGTGATTGTACACAAAGACGAAATCTAAGTCCACAATCGCAAAATAGTTCAACGTGTTCTTCGCCTAATAGTATAGCTACCGTGCGAGTAGCTGTAAATCGATCTAGGGTAGTTGCTAATAGAAAAATGTCTTCATCTTCAAATCAAGATAACATGGATTCAGAAAATGTAACACCaataagaaataagaaatttacaaagaaaaataggATTGTTAAAAAAACGGACGCTAATGATTTggataataaagaaaatatcccTGAATCCTCTAATggcattaaaaaagaaactgacGGAAAATGCCTTAATCCCTTTGTTACCACTCGCAAAAGTATATACAGAGCCCAAGTAACGACAGAAAGTGCTTTGAACAGTCTGTCCAAACATAAAACATCAACTCCAATCAAACCAACGTTAAAAAACTCTAATACAGAAGGAATAATACCAGAaaccttattaaaaaaagattcaaGATCGCCGTCATTGACCTCTAATGATATAGGTAAAACTATGTCTCCTCCAGTAAGCATGACAATGTTTAGCTGGTCTACACAATTAGCACAACTTGAAATGAATCCCTTAAATTCATCATTAAGGACAGTAAATAGCCCTGACAAAAATATGGCTATGACACTCAAGAAAATGATAGAAGATAGATTGGAATTTATAAGAAATTCCTCTGATGATTCGAGTTCAATAGATTCAAAGACAGTTATTTTAAGTCTTAAAAACTTAGATGAAAACTCCTCACCCGACAGCTATAgaacaataataaacaatgaaGATCTTAATAATACACTAGCATTACGACATGATATAGAAAATGCTGTTAACCGCACTTTTGACTTGATAGCAGATTCTAAAGAGAATGGAGGTGATGAAACTGAGTTAACTGACACGGATATGCTTTCATTCAAAACGACGACAGTAGCGTCGAGAGCATCTGAATACTTTCTAGCCGACAATGAACTCGATAATTTCCAAGCTTCTTTTTCCAAAAATTCTGTACGTGATATATTTGACAGAAATGAGACGATTACGGAACAg aACAACGACAGCCCCATTGCAAGTCAGGCATTCAGTGGGTTCTCTATAAATGCTGTGGCCGGTGATCAGCCGGAGCCCATCAACTTTTTAGACTCGGAAACTGGAAGTATGGCGTTAGATCTAGCCATGCAGGCC GTAGATGAAGAAGAGGAACACGAACCAGAATCACCGATCCCAGTAGAACTTCCTGAGGCATTCGATATGAACGGCAATGTGGTCGCGGCAGGCGCCGGCGCAGGCGATGGACGGGGGATGCACAGCGACCACTCCCAAGATAGTTCTGGTCGCGGCACTACTTCGACTACCTCTAGTGATCCATCATCAGGCGTTCAGAGTGAG GCAGTCCTGATAGATCCGTCTGCATTCACTGGCCAATTTGAACTGCCGGCCGTAACAGTGGAAATACCCGAAATGATGCCATTACATGAAG CCGGCGAGAACATCGGCGAGGTCGTAGCTCCGGACCGCAACGGCCGCCGAAACCCAGTGGTCCAGCTGCTGGCCACCAGCGACATGGACGCAGACGTGAGTTCCCTTGACACAGACGTCCAGGACTCCTCCTGA